The Dasypus novemcinctus isolate mDasNov1 chromosome 12, mDasNov1.1.hap2, whole genome shotgun sequence genome includes a window with the following:
- the LOC101418745 gene encoding olfactory receptor 6C6-like, whose protein sequence is MKNQSLEIDFILLGLTEDPQLQIVIFLFLFLSYLLSLIGNFIIILLTLLDPRLKTPMYFFLRNFSFLEISFTTVCIPRFLITILTGDKTISYNDCVTQLFFFFLLGVTEFYLLASMSYDRYVAICKPLHYPIIMNSKVCYQLVLSSWITGFLIISPPLVLGLKLDFCASKTIDHFVCDSSPMLQISCTDTRLIELMSFVSAVVTLVVTLLLVVLSYAYILNTILKFPSAQQRAKAFSTCSSHLVVVSITYGGCIFMYMKPSAKERVAFTKGVAVLNTSVAPLLNPFIYTLRNQQVKESLKVMLQKFCYGQHKEATF, encoded by the coding sequence ATGAAGAATCAATCATTGGAGATAGACTTTATTCTGCTTGGACTGACAGAAGACCCTCAGCTGCAAATTGtgattttcctctttctctttctcagctACTTGTTAAGCTTGATTGGGAACTTCATTATCATCCTTCTCACTCTGCTGGATCCCCGCCTCAAGactccaatgtattttttcctcCGAAATTTCTCCTTCTTGGAGATTTCATTCACAACGGTCTGCATTCCACGATTTTTGATAACCATTTTGACTGGAGACAAAACCATTTCCTACAATGATTGTGTTActcaattgttctttttttttttattaggagtTACAGAATTCTACCTTCTGGCTTCCATGTCTTATGACCGCTACGTTGCCATCTGTAAACCTCTGCATTACCCAATCATCATGAACAGCAAAGTGTGCTACCAGTTGGTCCTCAGCTCCTGGATAACTGGATTCCTAATCATCTCCCCGCCTTTGGTTTTGGGGCTGAAATTGGACTTCTGTGCCTCCAAAACTATTGATCACTTTGTATGTGACTCTTCTCCTATGCTGCAGATCTCTTGCACAGATACTCGCCTCATTGAGCTGATGTCTTTTGTCTCAGCCGTGGTGACCCTTGTGGTCACGTTGCTGTTAGTGGTCCTCTCCTACGCATACATCCTCAACACCATCCTAAAATTCCCTTCTGCTCAACAACGAGCAAAGGCCTTCTCCACCTGTTCCTCACACTTGGTTGTCGTTTCTATTACTTATGGAGGTTGTATCTTCATGTACATGAAACCCTCAGCAAAGGAAAGGGTGGCTTTCACTAAAGGTGTCGCTGTGCTTAACACCTCTGTTGCTCCTTTACTCAACCCCTTCATTTACACCCTCAGGAACCAGCAAGTGAAAGAATCCCTCAAGGTCATGCTTCAAAAATTTTGTTATGGTCAACATAAAGAGGCAACATTTTGA